One segment of Ignavibacteria bacterium DNA contains the following:
- a CDS encoding TonB-dependent receptor: MTTNITSHVRLRADYTFMTYLAHQPGGLTDRMFETDPSQSVRARNWFNVNWNLASLTLDWFMSEQTSLRSIFFGNLSSRQALGNLDRINTVDMGGPRTMIDGTFHSFGNETTIQHDLVVGDAPWSLLAGVRLYRGNSTQQQGDASDGSGPDFSFTNPDHLEGSDYTFPNDNAAAFAEALISITPEFRLVPGVRLEHITTRSDGYYALIVKDLAGNLVVDSLVYEQQERSRTIALVGLGASYLIGPIEIYANATQNYRSITFSDLRINNPNLVIDPNIEDERGYTLDLGVRGQVSDMISWDASAFYLRYNDKIGEVLRSDEAPLYLPYRYRTNIADAYTAGIEAVTDMDLTAMFWRGFDLPAIHWIINATVLQGDYLASDDPSIDGNAVEYVPSYVVRTGLNIKEGGFRLSLLWSFIGQQYSDASNAEYTASAVSGLIPSYNVADITIGYTYGMISVDASCNNVLGTSYFTRRADSYPGPGIIPAEPRSFFVTVKAEL, translated from the coding sequence GTGACTACGAACATTACGTCGCACGTGCGGCTCCGCGCCGACTATACGTTCATGACATACCTCGCTCATCAGCCCGGCGGACTTACCGATCGCATGTTCGAGACAGATCCATCGCAGTCTGTGCGTGCTCGCAATTGGTTCAACGTGAATTGGAATCTTGCTTCACTTACGCTTGATTGGTTCATGTCGGAGCAGACCTCGCTTCGGTCGATCTTCTTCGGTAATCTCAGCTCCCGTCAGGCACTTGGGAATCTCGACAGGATCAACACGGTAGATATGGGTGGTCCGCGAACGATGATCGACGGGACATTTCATTCCTTTGGCAACGAGACTACCATCCAGCACGATCTTGTGGTTGGCGATGCACCGTGGTCATTGTTAGCAGGTGTGCGTCTCTATCGCGGTAATTCAACGCAGCAGCAGGGTGATGCATCGGATGGTAGTGGTCCGGACTTCTCCTTCACAAACCCCGATCATCTTGAAGGTTCCGACTACACCTTCCCCAATGACAATGCAGCAGCTTTTGCAGAGGCATTGATCTCTATCACGCCGGAATTCAGACTTGTGCCGGGTGTCCGCCTAGAACACATCACCACGCGTTCCGACGGGTATTATGCCTTGATAGTCAAAGACCTTGCAGGCAATCTTGTTGTGGACTCATTGGTCTACGAACAGCAAGAACGGTCGCGAACCATTGCCCTCGTTGGTCTTGGTGCGAGTTACTTGATCGGTCCGATCGAGATCTACGCCAATGCAACGCAGAACTATCGCTCTATCACCTTCAGTGATCTGCGGATCAACAATCCGAATCTCGTGATCGACCCCAACATCGAAGATGAGCGTGGCTATACCTTGGATCTCGGTGTAAGGGGTCAGGTCTCCGACATGATCTCCTGGGATGCCTCCGCCTTCTACCTCCGCTACAACGACAAGATCGGCGAGGTTCTGCGGAGCGATGAGGCGCCCCTTTACCTTCCGTACCGTTACCGCACCAACATTGCCGATGCCTACACTGCCGGCATTGAAGCTGTCACTGATATGGATCTTACTGCCATGTTCTGGCGCGGATTTGATCTTCCGGCTATTCACTGGATCATCAATGCAACCGTCCTGCAAGGCGATTATCTCGCATCGGACGATCCATCCATAGATGGCAACGCCGTGGAGTATGTTCCATCCTACGTGGTTCGAACAGGACTCAACATCAAGGAAGGGGGCTTCCGTCTATCCTTGTTGTGGTCGTTCATCGGTCAGCAATACAGCGATGCAAGCAACGCCGAGTACACCGCCTCGGCCGTATCTGGTCTTATCCCCTCGTACAATGTTGCCGACATCACCATAGGCTACACGTACGGCATGATCAGTGTTGACGCGAGCTGCAATAACGTGCTCGGAACATCCTACTTCACACGTCGCGCCGACAGTTATCCCGGGCCCGGCATCATCCCTGCCGAGCCCCGGAGTTTCTTTGTGACAGTGAAGGCAGAACTCTAG
- a CDS encoding mannose-1-phosphate guanylyltransferase has product MKTIAVVMAGGLGVRLWPRSTERQPKQFVHTLGEGTLIQNTVSRLLPFLDLRDIHVVTTAALAHHVSDQLAMVPTANILKEPFGRNTAPSIALSATVLRQRYSDDTVMVVLPSDHLVSNVREFHVTLDRAVSAAAATGRIVTIGVMPTRPETGYGYIQVGEEIPTDNPVLKGILRSVSTFAEKPDSATAQRFLDAGDFIWNSGIVVGTIGAIIKAVDEHLPDHGPLFHLLERYIGTPDEAEMTENFYRQMRSVSFDVGVLEKDTTIGVVEGSFGWSDVGTWDELYRMSMKDGKNNVIEGNVVTLHTTNCLVSGTTGRLIGIVDVDNLIVIETESSIMICKRGETENVRDLVDVLRRRHIAQHL; this is encoded by the coding sequence ATGAAGACAATTGCAGTTGTTATGGCAGGGGGCTTGGGAGTACGTCTGTGGCCTCGAAGCACAGAACGCCAACCCAAACAATTCGTTCACACCTTGGGAGAAGGAACGCTGATACAGAATACTGTATCGCGACTCCTTCCGTTCCTTGATCTCCGGGATATTCACGTAGTAACCACGGCCGCATTGGCACATCATGTGTCGGATCAGCTGGCCATGGTCCCTACTGCAAATATCCTGAAAGAACCGTTCGGACGGAATACGGCCCCGTCAATTGCGCTCTCGGCTACCGTACTTCGACAACGGTATTCGGACGACACCGTGATGGTGGTCCTTCCGTCAGACCACTTGGTCTCCAATGTGCGGGAGTTTCATGTTACGTTGGACAGAGCGGTCTCTGCCGCCGCGGCCACCGGACGCATCGTTACGATCGGAGTGATGCCCACACGCCCAGAAACGGGCTATGGCTACATCCAAGTGGGCGAAGAAATACCCACAGACAACCCGGTACTCAAGGGCATCCTGAGATCTGTGAGCACGTTCGCAGAAAAACCCGATTCTGCAACGGCTCAACGTTTTCTTGATGCGGGCGACTTCATTTGGAACAGTGGTATCGTGGTAGGTACGATCGGAGCCATCATTAAAGCCGTTGATGAGCACCTCCCGGATCATGGACCGCTCTTCCATCTTCTCGAACGATACATCGGCACACCGGATGAAGCAGAGATGACGGAGAACTTCTACCGTCAGATGCGCTCGGTCTCGTTCGATGTTGGAGTTCTGGAGAAAGACACTACGATCGGCGTTGTAGAAGGGTCATTCGGTTGGAGCGACGTAGGCACCTGGGATGAACTCTATCGCATGTCCATGAAGGACGGCAAGAACAACGTGATCGAAGGGAATGTTGTCACGTTGCACACAACCAACTGTCTTGTGAGCGGTACAACCGGACGTTTGATCGGTATTGTGGACGTAGACAATCTGATCGTTATCGAGACCGAATCATCGATCATGATCTGTAAACGGGGAGAGACGGAGAACGTGCGAGATCTCGTAGATGTTCTTCGCCGACGTCATATCGCACAACACCTGTGA
- a CDS encoding HTTM domain-containing protein, with translation MTISCVRFIALGWVDEQYIRPTMHFPYLGFEWVTALGAQQMYILFGVMTAAAIGIMLGAWYRVSAVVFFLCFTYIELIDKTYYLNHYYFVSLVAFLFCWVPANRRFSLDVWRRPELRTDSIPQWTLDVFKFQIGLVYFYAGIAKITSSWLIDAMPLRIWLPAQSDLPVIGPLMTLWWLPWAFAWIGMIYDVSVPFLLSWKRTRLIAYLAVIVFHGVTGMMFQIGVFPLVMIAMTLVFFADSSVVEQGRTTSRRNSVVTSGLVVYFVVQILVPLRYLLYPGELLWTEEGYRFSWRVMLMEKAGTAAFVVEDRATGRRGYVDNSTFLNAHQEKQMSMQPDMIVQYAHKLHDHYEALGMKDPRVTAEVWVTLNGAPSALLIDPERDLSRVELGFHLYDWIRAR, from the coding sequence ATGACCATTTCGTGTGTGCGCTTCATCGCGCTTGGCTGGGTGGACGAGCAGTACATCCGTCCCACAATGCATTTCCCGTATCTGGGTTTTGAATGGGTCACGGCTCTTGGTGCACAACAGATGTACATCCTCTTTGGAGTGATGACGGCGGCGGCTATCGGCATCATGCTGGGTGCATGGTATCGAGTAAGTGCTGTGGTGTTCTTCCTGTGTTTCACCTACATTGAGTTGATTGACAAGACGTACTATCTGAATCACTACTACTTCGTGAGCCTGGTCGCGTTCTTGTTCTGCTGGGTGCCTGCAAATCGTCGATTCTCTCTCGACGTATGGCGCAGGCCTGAGCTCCGAACCGATAGTATTCCTCAGTGGACACTCGATGTCTTCAAGTTCCAGATCGGTCTGGTCTATTTCTATGCCGGCATCGCGAAGATCACGTCTTCGTGGCTCATCGATGCCATGCCCCTTCGGATATGGCTTCCGGCGCAATCCGATCTGCCCGTGATAGGTCCGCTCATGACGCTCTGGTGGCTTCCCTGGGCGTTTGCATGGATCGGAATGATCTATGATGTGAGTGTGCCGTTCTTGTTGTCGTGGAAGCGTACTCGACTCATTGCCTACCTCGCCGTGATCGTCTTCCATGGTGTTACTGGTATGATGTTCCAGATCGGCGTCTTCCCACTCGTGATGATCGCCATGACTCTTGTGTTCTTTGCGGATAGCTCCGTCGTCGAACAAGGGCGCACTACCTCCAGGCGCAACTCCGTTGTTACGAGCGGTCTTGTTGTCTACTTCGTGGTTCAGATTCTCGTCCCATTGCGGTATCTCCTGTATCCGGGAGAGTTGTTGTGGACAGAGGAGGGATATCGCTTCTCGTGGCGTGTGATGCTGATGGAAAAGGCCGGTACGGCGGCGTTTGTTGTTGAGGACAGAGCAACCGGACGCAGGGGATATGTAGACAACAGTACGTTTCTCAATGCACACCAAGAGAAGCAGATGTCCATGCAGCCGGACATGATCGTGCAGTATGCACACAAACTGCACGATCATTATGAAGCGCTTGGAATGAAGGACCCGCGTGTAACGGCAGAGGTATGGGTCACGTTGAATGGGGCTCCCAGTGCTCTCCTCATCGATCCTGAACGTGATCTGAGTCGTGTAGAACTCGGATTTCATTTATACGACTGGATACGTGCACGATGA
- the gcvT gene encoding glycine cleavage system aminomethyltransferase GcvT has product MKHTAFHAIHVAAGAKMVSFAGFEMPIQYPTGILEEHRIVRNGVGVFDVSHMGEFMVKGADALPLIQLLTVNDASKLMPGKAQYSALTRPDGGIVDDLLVYMKGENDYMLVVNGANVDKDLAWVMEHAARFPNVTVDDQSDNIHLLAVQGPKSIETLQRLTDAKLDDVSYYGFVEGTLAGVPMILSRTGYTGEIGFELYFSGSVDVATKVVNAVFEAGNEFGIAWIGLGARDTLRLEKGYCLYGNDITDETNPIEAGLGWITKLAKGPFNGSDVINSVKTNGPTRKLVGFAMRSEKLIPRTGYSIVSGGETVGTVTSGNTSPGLGTGIGLGYVPTALSAPGTMIEIAARGTTFPAEVVKIPFL; this is encoded by the coding sequence ATGAAACATACCGCCTTCCATGCCATCCACGTTGCTGCCGGCGCAAAGATGGTCTCCTTTGCCGGATTTGAGATGCCCATCCAATACCCAACAGGTATTCTGGAGGAACACCGCATCGTCCGCAACGGAGTTGGCGTGTTCGATGTATCCCACATGGGCGAGTTCATGGTGAAGGGGGCTGATGCCCTCCCACTCATCCAATTGCTCACGGTAAACGATGCGTCGAAGCTCATGCCCGGGAAGGCCCAATATTCCGCGCTCACACGTCCGGATGGCGGTATCGTGGATGACCTCCTCGTCTACATGAAGGGCGAGAATGACTACATGCTAGTGGTGAACGGTGCCAACGTCGACAAAGATCTTGCATGGGTAATGGAGCATGCCGCTCGCTTCCCGAACGTGACAGTGGACGATCAGAGCGACAACATTCACTTGCTTGCGGTACAGGGTCCCAAGAGTATCGAAACGCTGCAGAGGCTGACAGATGCCAAGCTCGACGACGTGAGCTATTATGGTTTTGTTGAAGGGACACTGGCGGGTGTACCAATGATCCTGTCCCGCACAGGGTATACCGGAGAGATCGGATTTGAACTCTACTTCAGCGGTTCTGTAGACGTTGCAACAAAGGTTGTTAACGCCGTTTTCGAAGCCGGCAACGAGTTTGGCATTGCGTGGATCGGACTTGGCGCACGCGACACCCTGCGACTGGAAAAGGGCTACTGCCTGTATGGCAACGATATCACAGACGAGACTAACCCTATCGAAGCTGGTCTTGGCTGGATCACAAAGCTTGCCAAGGGTCCATTCAATGGCAGTGACGTGATCAATTCCGTGAAGACCAACGGTCCAACACGCAAGCTCGTCGGTTTTGCCATGCGCTCTGAGAAGCTGATCCCTCGCACAGGGTATTCGATCGTTTCCGGCGGCGAGACCGTTGGTACGGTCACGAGCGGCAATACGTCACCAGGTCTTGGAACCGGCATTGGACTCGGCTACGTTCCAACAGCGCTCAGCGCACCGGGAACGATGATCGAGATCGCTGCTCGCGGCACAACCTTCCCTGCAGAAGTAGTGAAGATCCCGTTCCTCTGA
- a CDS encoding imelysin family protein: protein MKFVSKLIIAALISVLTVSCTDDGNGPTSDGFDRSAMLRGVADSIIIPAFTSVDADAKRVAQISASLASTEAPSLATLDTLRSAINTLTLHWQSVITYDFGPAEGALGSMVENVSTFPANASAIEAFIASGDTSFQNFQRDTRGLAALDYLLNSGTEEEIRQRFDGEANAKRRTYTKAVANAVYVEIHKVLVAWTNTYRQQFIDRSGTDAGSSVSLLFNHLNIGYELLKNYKIALPLGKRAGQSAAEPTKVEALYSGASLQFARAHFDAAVDLWYGRTVGGDTVPSFRSYLKTVTNGERLIADTEAQIAAVENAFNVLGADVPLSILVSTNPAAVEPLYIEMQKLTRFWKSEMSSLLGISITYSSGDGD from the coding sequence ATGAAGTTCGTTTCGAAGCTCATCATAGCAGCTCTGATATCGGTATTGACTGTGTCCTGTACTGATGACGGAAATGGCCCAACATCCGATGGGTTCGACCGTTCAGCGATGCTCCGGGGTGTTGCCGATAGCATCATCATTCCAGCGTTTACTTCTGTGGACGCAGATGCAAAACGTGTTGCTCAGATTTCCGCATCTCTGGCGAGTACCGAAGCCCCCTCACTTGCAACTCTTGATACATTGCGATCGGCCATCAACACGCTCACACTGCACTGGCAGTCTGTGATCACCTATGACTTTGGTCCGGCAGAAGGGGCTCTCGGGTCCATGGTAGAGAACGTCTCAACCTTCCCGGCCAACGCATCAGCAATAGAAGCCTTCATCGCATCCGGCGATACGTCCTTCCAGAATTTTCAACGAGATACAAGGGGGCTTGCTGCACTTGACTACCTCTTGAACAGCGGGACGGAAGAAGAGATCAGACAACGATTTGATGGCGAAGCGAATGCGAAGAGGAGAACGTATACGAAGGCTGTGGCCAATGCCGTGTATGTCGAGATCCATAAGGTACTGGTAGCATGGACAAACACGTATCGACAACAGTTCATCGATAGGTCCGGTACTGATGCCGGTAGTTCTGTGAGTCTTCTCTTCAATCATCTCAACATCGGGTATGAGCTCCTGAAGAACTATAAGATCGCTCTGCCCCTTGGGAAGCGTGCCGGACAATCGGCTGCAGAACCGACAAAGGTGGAAGCGCTCTATTCCGGTGCATCACTGCAGTTTGCACGTGCGCACTTCGATGCAGCCGTGGATCTGTGGTATGGCCGCACGGTAGGGGGCGATACTGTTCCGTCATTTCGTTCGTATCTGAAGACCGTAACCAACGGTGAGCGACTCATCGCCGATACTGAAGCGCAGATCGCTGCTGTTGAAAATGCATTCAACGTCCTGGGCGCAGACGTTCCGCTTTCTATCCTGGTCAGCACCAATCCGGCAGCTGTGGAGCCCCTTTACATAGAGATGCAGAAGCTTACACGCTTCTGGAAGAGCGAGATGTCATCTCTCCTTGGCATCTCCATAACCTATAGCAGCGGGGACGGCGATTAG
- a CDS encoding TonB-dependent receptor plug domain-containing protein, which translates to MRSILLIAMVLCTALVSPAQQRWMVDSTRTRKDTLVLPTVEVQDQHVSPFLISRVNDVEAGAIYAAKKTERIKLENVIANTATNNTRQTMSGVAGLNIWESDGAGLQLGIGGRGLNPNRTSNFTTRQNGYDISADPLGYPESYYVPPMAALDRIDVVRGAGALRYGTQFGGVVNFVFKEGLVRRPLPLMHR; encoded by the coding sequence ATGAGATCCATACTCCTCATCGCCATGGTTCTCTGCACTGCGCTTGTGTCACCGGCACAACAACGTTGGATGGTGGACAGTACGCGAACACGAAAGGATACGCTTGTCTTGCCCACTGTTGAAGTACAGGATCAACACGTAAGCCCCTTTCTCATCTCTCGTGTGAATGATGTTGAAGCCGGAGCGATCTATGCAGCAAAGAAGACTGAGCGGATCAAGCTGGAGAACGTGATCGCCAACACGGCAACGAATAACACCCGTCAGACAATGTCGGGTGTTGCGGGGTTGAACATCTGGGAGAGTGACGGGGCCGGATTGCAGCTCGGTATTGGTGGTCGAGGATTGAATCCTAACCGCACATCCAACTTCACCACACGTCAGAACGGATATGATATCTCTGCAGACCCGCTTGGATATCCCGAGAGCTACTACGTTCCGCCGATGGCAGCTCTTGATCGGATCGATGTTGTGCGCGGTGCAGGTGCCTTGCGATACGGCACCCAGTTTGGTGGCGTGGTGAATTTCGTATTCAAGGAGGGGCTCGTACGGCGCCCCTTGCCGCTGATGCATCGGTAA
- a CDS encoding DUF4199 family protein: MMVFLMWGGIAATAGLLVLLGESLIGLHANDVSHANVFLWLIITPIVAVGSMVHKRMKAIDSFGYGAALSTGLITSATATAGLLLIWLLFVGVLYPEYFGLMHRYATNQALAQGHTGLQLAQEIHSAKLIFVSPSFYLISAIIPLLVGTIASFIGAIGVRKRV, from the coding sequence GTGATGGTCTTTTTGATGTGGGGAGGAATAGCTGCGACTGCCGGATTGCTGGTTCTCCTAGGTGAATCACTGATCGGATTGCATGCCAATGACGTATCTCACGCCAATGTTTTCCTGTGGCTGATCATTACACCGATCGTTGCAGTAGGTTCCATGGTCCATAAACGCATGAAGGCGATTGACTCGTTCGGCTATGGTGCAGCGCTGTCTACAGGACTGATCACGTCTGCAACGGCTACGGCCGGACTCCTCTTGATCTGGCTCTTGTTTGTTGGTGTTCTGTACCCGGAATATTTTGGTCTCATGCATCGATATGCAACGAATCAGGCTCTTGCACAGGGTCATACAGGCCTTCAGCTTGCACAAGAGATCCACAGTGCTAAGCTCATCTTCGTATCTCCGTCCTTCTACCTCATCAGCGCGATCATTCCGTTGCTTGTGGGGACGATCGCTTCATTCATCGGCGCTATCGGAGTTCGAAAGCGCGTATAA
- a CDS encoding septal ring lytic transglycosylase RlpA family protein codes for MIDSTILKTLEDEARLRSNLQRVQTGAVKQGQTLSDTLTMHVMAVEADTGTASYYAEAFHGKKTSSGERYDMNGLTCAHRWLPYNTNVRVTNLKNGRSVVVRVTDRGPWKHTRLIDVSKGAAKELDMIRSGTARVMIEVVAPEE; via the coding sequence ATGATCGACTCAACGATCCTGAAAACGCTTGAGGACGAAGCACGATTGAGATCGAACCTGCAACGTGTTCAAACGGGTGCCGTAAAACAGGGGCAGACGCTGAGTGATACTCTTACGATGCACGTGATGGCCGTAGAAGCAGATACCGGAACTGCATCATACTATGCAGAGGCATTCCACGGCAAGAAGACCTCGAGCGGCGAGCGCTATGATATGAATGGCCTTACCTGCGCTCACCGTTGGCTCCCGTATAACACCAACGTCCGCGTTACGAACCTCAAGAACGGAAGGTCGGTAGTGGTGCGGGTAACCGACCGCGGCCCGTGGAAACACACCCGCTTGATCGATGTCTCAAAAGGCGCGGCCAAGGAACTGGATATGATCCGTTCCGGAACCGCTCGTGTCATGATCGAAGTTGTAGCCCCTGAGGAATGA
- a CDS encoding aminotransferase class V-fold PLP-dependent enzyme gives MTSRRSILRSMAALGPTALFGTHALHAVTQWLPQALPGSPASDVAQDEDFWLTVQQAFAVDRTIINLNNGGVSPSPRTVQDAVRRYTEQANTMPAYEMWRHQEPQVESVREGLASIFNVGTEEVAITRNASESLQSVQLGIPMERGDEVVTTTQDYPRMLTAWEQRARREGIVIKKVKYPVPLMNAKDAVDAIEAAITPRTKVIHISHVVFLTGQIMPVREICRLARKNNIPCIVDGAHSFAHFPFTQADLECDYFGTSLHKWFLGPIGTGMLYVKKEKIASVWPLMAAPKEMDENIRKFEEIGTHPAALHNALIESIAFHRALGIERKAARLRYLHTIWTDRIGSMERVRFLTNIKDDANQCGLRLVHIDGTDPGKLSTYLLDKHRIFTVAIGHDEFKGLRVAPSVYSTVQEMERFADAMSLVASGQVKDLG, from the coding sequence ATGACGTCGCGCAGATCCATCCTTCGGTCCATGGCCGCTCTTGGGCCTACAGCGTTATTCGGTACTCATGCTCTGCATGCAGTTACCCAATGGCTCCCTCAAGCACTGCCGGGAAGTCCGGCATCCGATGTGGCGCAAGACGAAGATTTCTGGCTCACCGTTCAGCAGGCCTTTGCCGTTGATCGAACGATCATCAATCTCAACAATGGCGGAGTTTCTCCTTCGCCACGTACGGTGCAGGATGCGGTTCGCAGGTACACGGAGCAGGCCAATACGATGCCCGCCTATGAAATGTGGAGACACCAAGAGCCACAGGTGGAGTCGGTCCGTGAAGGCCTTGCCTCCATCTTCAACGTAGGCACCGAAGAGGTGGCTATTACGCGGAATGCCAGCGAGTCCCTTCAATCCGTTCAGTTGGGTATTCCGATGGAGAGGGGTGATGAGGTTGTGACCACAACGCAGGACTACCCGCGTATGCTCACAGCATGGGAACAACGTGCGCGCAGGGAGGGGATCGTCATCAAGAAGGTGAAATATCCCGTCCCGCTGATGAATGCAAAGGACGCCGTTGATGCGATCGAAGCTGCGATCACACCTCGCACCAAGGTGATCCACATCTCCCACGTAGTGTTTCTGACCGGACAGATCATGCCGGTGAGGGAGATCTGTCGATTGGCAAGGAAGAACAACATTCCGTGTATTGTAGACGGTGCCCACTCGTTCGCCCACTTCCCGTTCACACAGGCAGATCTGGAATGTGACTACTTCGGTACCTCCCTGCACAAGTGGTTTCTTGGGCCTATCGGTACTGGTATGCTGTATGTGAAGAAGGAAAAGATCGCTTCTGTATGGCCGTTGATGGCTGCACCGAAGGAGATGGACGAGAACATTCGAAAGTTCGAAGAGATCGGCACACACCCGGCAGCACTCCATAATGCGCTTATTGAGTCCATCGCGTTCCATAGAGCTCTTGGCATCGAGAGGAAGGCAGCACGCCTCAGATACCTGCATACGATCTGGACCGATCGCATTGGTTCCATGGAGCGTGTGCGCTTCCTCACGAATATCAAGGATGATGCAAACCAATGTGGTCTGCGACTCGTGCATATCGACGGGACGGATCCGGGCAAACTCTCTACCTATCTCCTCGATAAACACCGCATCTTTACGGTTGCCATCGGACACGATGAGTTCAAGGGGCTCCGTGTTGCTCCATCCGTCTACTCAACGGTTCAAGAGATGGAGCGTTTTGCCGACGCTATGTCGCTGGTTGCCTCTGGTCAGGTCAAGGATCTCGGCTGA
- a CDS encoding DUF2130 domain-containing protein: protein MSSTTHITCPNCGHAIDIEELLAHDIEDRVQREQQEHFNAERERLQVEVAERVRRESEAQILALQHENEERKRDVQALKSAEVQLLDLQRKMREQQESFDLTLQKRLLEEQTSMETKIRKTEAERFEVERKREQERFDLERREMQKKLDDTQKAMEEVRRKSEQSSQQLQGEVQELAIEDFLRQRFPHDEVSEVGKGQRGADCIQTVYDSGRRCGQITYESKRTKNFSMEWVEKLKSDMRAKGSDIGVIITETMPKELQSFGSVNGIWVCTYAEFKSLCVVLRDMVIRVSSAIVSQENKGDKMTMLYDYLMSSEFRMSVENVMEAYEHMRSDLDRERTSMEKLWKQRERQIERMRLSMSHVMGSIQGIAGKDLGPVRSFELPVADDTPVD from the coding sequence ATGTCATCTACCACACATATCACCTGCCCGAACTGCGGTCATGCCATCGACATCGAAGAGCTCCTTGCTCACGATATTGAGGACCGCGTCCAACGTGAGCAGCAAGAACATTTCAATGCGGAGCGCGAGAGGCTTCAGGTTGAGGTAGCAGAGCGTGTGAGGCGTGAATCCGAGGCGCAGATCCTTGCGCTTCAGCATGAGAATGAAGAGCGGAAGCGCGATGTGCAGGCACTGAAGAGTGCCGAGGTGCAATTGCTTGATCTTCAGCGCAAGATGCGCGAGCAACAGGAGAGCTTTGATCTCACGTTGCAGAAGAGGCTGCTTGAAGAGCAGACCTCTATGGAAACCAAGATCCGCAAGACCGAAGCAGAACGATTTGAAGTAGAGCGCAAACGTGAGCAAGAGCGTTTCGATCTGGAACGCCGCGAGATGCAGAAGAAGCTCGATGACACGCAGAAGGCTATGGAAGAAGTCCGGCGGAAGTCCGAACAGTCTTCTCAGCAGCTCCAAGGTGAGGTGCAGGAATTGGCCATAGAGGACTTCCTCCGCCAGCGTTTTCCGCACGACGAAGTATCGGAGGTTGGCAAGGGACAACGCGGCGCAGATTGCATTCAAACGGTGTATGATTCCGGACGCCGGTGCGGGCAGATCACCTATGAGAGCAAACGCACGAAAAACTTCAGCATGGAATGGGTGGAAAAGCTCAAGTCCGATATGCGTGCAAAGGGCTCTGACATTGGAGTGATCATCACGGAGACCATGCCGAAGGAGCTTCAGAGCTTTGGATCTGTGAATGGAATCTGGGTCTGCACCTACGCAGAGTTTAAGTCCCTTTGCGTGGTGTTGAGAGACATGGTCATTCGTGTTTCTTCAGCGATCGTGTCACAGGAGAACAAGGGCGATAAGATGACCATGCTCTACGACTATCTGATGAGTTCAGAATTCAGGATGTCCGTAGAGAATGTAATGGAAGCCTATGAACACATGAGGTCGGATCTCGATCGAGAACGCACCTCAATGGAGAAGCTGTGGAAGCAGCGAGAACGTCAGATCGAGCGTATGCGACTCTCGATGTCGCATGTAATGGGTTCCATCCAAGGCATCGCCGGCAAGGACCTCGGACCGGTGCGTTCTTTTGAGCTGCCCGTGGCAGACGATACACCAGTGGACTGA